Proteins from one Nymphalis io chromosome 23, ilAglIoxx1.1, whole genome shotgun sequence genomic window:
- the LOC126777630 gene encoding uncharacterized protein LOC126777630 isoform X1 codes for MENEEKLSLSVLEDRPYRYLQQMAKSIGLPSNFKKVYLIELIQAKKFKTEREVNTIINRVKLERLQLSKARRESKRRKMQMAEVTSTSRSCFSPPITITPKRSNQMYVRCSPEQRRHLVGYNPKRNLIQNLNQNPTPNSTNSSGRILRSFNMKTLKPNYALMNGHDIFKSHTNPKETKIKIITNNSGFPQFNVTAKCVVKKHRPSVLANGKTAFKTHLMLAQSMDLLQNPIPAKRQRSISGIYPLIPSDTIPRNLHTTERVCLRKIDGSLTKINALVQRRNIDVMPRQKNNYKNTEVNIQDILNSIDANTEHVTYDNRNSDHMATQYPNLSSIDTAYSNMYNSQLPIESNIKDNDIDTYSVYYHKKIRAEQIRCQRLREMQDSERLPKIGDVFSKFSDVYRRDLMQPLYVQVSTEAERSQNHPLYVNRGPENSLMLEQIYNFKSQQLNNAPLLQIATTSNTKCVYSTPVVATAVAQPSTIVSNEAYVTSFEVDSHRNQHDVDPRLYEFIHFSEQTAMRKNYSNCDDFSTSTSSQDISTTVSIPEMVEDALEIISQDGDYMEQIAMDVRVECVLCVWAGPKILLEYHIKREHAQQIHRQRGSEWAVPWAVPAGPAGPGAPGGPGTTRHVLQLDDALYVLSARYCDPDCFRASLASLSTEGTQKFGSITIYNKVSGEPFSWSGHIQPLSPNLPYENEASCLKIELSKLDLLPNSANLKLFNRELVTDSPSKVIIGQPLNDIQLMIFVRIFN; via the exons atggaaaatgaagaaaaacTTTCTCTTAGCGTCCTAGAAGACCGACCCTACCGATATTTACAACAAATGGCGAAGTCTATTGGATTACCATCTAATTTCAAG AAAGTCTATTTAATAGAATTGATACAAGCTAAGAAGTTCAAAACTGAAAGAGAagttaatactattataaatagagTTAAACTTGAACGATTGCAATTATCAAAAGCCAGAAGAGAAAGTAAAAGAAGAAAAATGCag atgGCAGAAGTAACGTCGACAAGCAGATCCTGCTTTTCTCCACCCATAACAATAACACCGAAGCGTTCGAATCAGATGTATGTGAGATGCAGTCCAGAACAACGCAGACATCTTGTCGGTTATAATCCAAAAcggaatttaatacaaaatcttAATCAAAATCCCACACCAAATTCAACAAATTCAAGCGGTAGAATATTAAGaagttttaatatgaaaactttAAAACCAAACTATGCATTAATGAATGGTCACGATATATTCAAGTCGCATACAAATCCAAAAGaaaccaaaattaaaataataacaaacaatagtGGATTCCCTCAATTCAACGTCACAGCTAAGTGTGTTGTGAAAAAGCATCGGCCCAGTGTATTGGCCAATGGGAAAACAGCTTTTAAAACACATCTAATGCTAGCACAAAGTAtg gATTTATTACAAAATCCAATACCAGCAAAACGGCAAAGGTCTATAAGTGGGATATACCCATTAATCCCTTCAGACACAATACCAAGGAATCTTCATACAACGGAGAGGGTCTGTCTGCGTAAAATAGACGGCAGCTTAACTAAAATCAATGCGTTGGTACAGAGACGTAATATCGACGTTATGCcacgacaaaaaaataattacaaaaacaccGAAGTCAACATTCAGGATATTTTGAACAGTATCGATGCGAATACAGAACACGTCACATATGATAATAGAAACAGTGACCATATGGCAACACAATACCCTAATCTATCAAGTATAGACACAGCATACAGCAATATGTATAACTCCCAATTACCTATCGAAAGCAATATAAAAGATAATGATATAGATACTTACTCGGTATATTATCACAAAAAGATCAGAGCCGAACAAATAAGATGTCAACGTTTGAGAGAAATGCAAGATAGTGAGAGATTACCAAAGATCGGTGatgtttttagtaaatttagtGATGTTTACAGGAGAGATTTGATGCAGCCACTGTATGTGCAAGTCAGCACTGAAGCTGAAAGAA GCCAGAATCATCCATTATATGTAAACCGAGGTCCGGAAAATTCATTGATGCTGgaacaaatatacaattttaaaagtcAACAATTAAATAACGCACCATTGCTACAAATAGCGACCACATCCAACACTAAATGTGTATACAGCACACCCGTTGTGGCAACCGC TGTGGCGCAACCCTCGACGATTGTGTCGAACGAAGCTTATGTtactt CGTTCGAGGTGGATAGTCACCGTAATCAACATGACGTAGACCCGAGGTTGTATGAGTTCATACATTTCTCCGAGCAGACCGCGATGCGGAAGAACTATTCAAATTGTGatg atttcaGCACATCGACGTCATCTCAAGACATAAGCACGACCGTCTCAATTCCGGAGATGGTTGAAGATGCACTCGAAATTATAAGTCAGGACGGG GACTACATGGAACAAATCGCAATGGACGTGAGAGTGGAGTGCGTGCTCTGTGTCTGGGCGGGACCCAAGATATTACTCGAATATCACATCAAAAGG GAGCACGCGCAGCAGATCCACCGGCAGCGCGGCAGCGAGTGGGCGGTGCCGTGGGCCGTGCCGGCCGGGCCGGCCGGGCCGGGCGCGCCGGGCGGACCGGGTACTACGCGTCACGTGCTGCAGCTCGACGACGCGCTGTACGTGCTGAGCGCGCGCTACTGCGACCCCGACTGCTTCCGTGCCAGCCTCGCG TCATTATCAACGGAAGGCACGCAAAAATTCGGCTCTATAACGATTTACAACAAAGTCTCCGGCGAGCCGTTCTCATGGAGCGGTCACATACAACCTCTATCGCCCAACCTGCCGTATGAAAACGAGGCCAGCTGTCTCAAAATAGAATTGTCTAAACTAGACTTACTGCCCAATAGTGCAAACTTGAAGCTATTCAACAGAGAGTTAGTAACAGACTCACCCAGTAAAGTCATTATAGGACAGCCACTGAATGATATACAATTAATGATATTCGTtaggatatttaattaa
- the LOC126777630 gene encoding uncharacterized protein LOC126777630 isoform X2, with the protein MENEEKLSLSVLEDRPYRYLQQMAKSIGLPSNFKMAEVTSTSRSCFSPPITITPKRSNQMYVRCSPEQRRHLVGYNPKRNLIQNLNQNPTPNSTNSSGRILRSFNMKTLKPNYALMNGHDIFKSHTNPKETKIKIITNNSGFPQFNVTAKCVVKKHRPSVLANGKTAFKTHLMLAQSMDLLQNPIPAKRQRSISGIYPLIPSDTIPRNLHTTERVCLRKIDGSLTKINALVQRRNIDVMPRQKNNYKNTEVNIQDILNSIDANTEHVTYDNRNSDHMATQYPNLSSIDTAYSNMYNSQLPIESNIKDNDIDTYSVYYHKKIRAEQIRCQRLREMQDSERLPKIGDVFSKFSDVYRRDLMQPLYVQVSTEAERSQNHPLYVNRGPENSLMLEQIYNFKSQQLNNAPLLQIATTSNTKCVYSTPVVATAVAQPSTIVSNEAYVTSFEVDSHRNQHDVDPRLYEFIHFSEQTAMRKNYSNCDDFSTSTSSQDISTTVSIPEMVEDALEIISQDGDYMEQIAMDVRVECVLCVWAGPKILLEYHIKREHAQQIHRQRGSEWAVPWAVPAGPAGPGAPGGPGTTRHVLQLDDALYVLSARYCDPDCFRASLASLSTEGTQKFGSITIYNKVSGEPFSWSGHIQPLSPNLPYENEASCLKIELSKLDLLPNSANLKLFNRELVTDSPSKVIIGQPLNDIQLMIFVRIFN; encoded by the exons atggaaaatgaagaaaaacTTTCTCTTAGCGTCCTAGAAGACCGACCCTACCGATATTTACAACAAATGGCGAAGTCTATTGGATTACCATCTAATTTCAAG atgGCAGAAGTAACGTCGACAAGCAGATCCTGCTTTTCTCCACCCATAACAATAACACCGAAGCGTTCGAATCAGATGTATGTGAGATGCAGTCCAGAACAACGCAGACATCTTGTCGGTTATAATCCAAAAcggaatttaatacaaaatcttAATCAAAATCCCACACCAAATTCAACAAATTCAAGCGGTAGAATATTAAGaagttttaatatgaaaactttAAAACCAAACTATGCATTAATGAATGGTCACGATATATTCAAGTCGCATACAAATCCAAAAGaaaccaaaattaaaataataacaaacaatagtGGATTCCCTCAATTCAACGTCACAGCTAAGTGTGTTGTGAAAAAGCATCGGCCCAGTGTATTGGCCAATGGGAAAACAGCTTTTAAAACACATCTAATGCTAGCACAAAGTAtg gATTTATTACAAAATCCAATACCAGCAAAACGGCAAAGGTCTATAAGTGGGATATACCCATTAATCCCTTCAGACACAATACCAAGGAATCTTCATACAACGGAGAGGGTCTGTCTGCGTAAAATAGACGGCAGCTTAACTAAAATCAATGCGTTGGTACAGAGACGTAATATCGACGTTATGCcacgacaaaaaaataattacaaaaacaccGAAGTCAACATTCAGGATATTTTGAACAGTATCGATGCGAATACAGAACACGTCACATATGATAATAGAAACAGTGACCATATGGCAACACAATACCCTAATCTATCAAGTATAGACACAGCATACAGCAATATGTATAACTCCCAATTACCTATCGAAAGCAATATAAAAGATAATGATATAGATACTTACTCGGTATATTATCACAAAAAGATCAGAGCCGAACAAATAAGATGTCAACGTTTGAGAGAAATGCAAGATAGTGAGAGATTACCAAAGATCGGTGatgtttttagtaaatttagtGATGTTTACAGGAGAGATTTGATGCAGCCACTGTATGTGCAAGTCAGCACTGAAGCTGAAAGAA GCCAGAATCATCCATTATATGTAAACCGAGGTCCGGAAAATTCATTGATGCTGgaacaaatatacaattttaaaagtcAACAATTAAATAACGCACCATTGCTACAAATAGCGACCACATCCAACACTAAATGTGTATACAGCACACCCGTTGTGGCAACCGC TGTGGCGCAACCCTCGACGATTGTGTCGAACGAAGCTTATGTtactt CGTTCGAGGTGGATAGTCACCGTAATCAACATGACGTAGACCCGAGGTTGTATGAGTTCATACATTTCTCCGAGCAGACCGCGATGCGGAAGAACTATTCAAATTGTGatg atttcaGCACATCGACGTCATCTCAAGACATAAGCACGACCGTCTCAATTCCGGAGATGGTTGAAGATGCACTCGAAATTATAAGTCAGGACGGG GACTACATGGAACAAATCGCAATGGACGTGAGAGTGGAGTGCGTGCTCTGTGTCTGGGCGGGACCCAAGATATTACTCGAATATCACATCAAAAGG GAGCACGCGCAGCAGATCCACCGGCAGCGCGGCAGCGAGTGGGCGGTGCCGTGGGCCGTGCCGGCCGGGCCGGCCGGGCCGGGCGCGCCGGGCGGACCGGGTACTACGCGTCACGTGCTGCAGCTCGACGACGCGCTGTACGTGCTGAGCGCGCGCTACTGCGACCCCGACTGCTTCCGTGCCAGCCTCGCG TCATTATCAACGGAAGGCACGCAAAAATTCGGCTCTATAACGATTTACAACAAAGTCTCCGGCGAGCCGTTCTCATGGAGCGGTCACATACAACCTCTATCGCCCAACCTGCCGTATGAAAACGAGGCCAGCTGTCTCAAAATAGAATTGTCTAAACTAGACTTACTGCCCAATAGTGCAAACTTGAAGCTATTCAACAGAGAGTTAGTAACAGACTCACCCAGTAAAGTCATTATAGGACAGCCACTGAATGATATACAATTAATGATATTCGTtaggatatttaattaa